A portion of the Amyelois transitella isolate CPQ chromosome 2, ilAmyTran1.1, whole genome shotgun sequence genome contains these proteins:
- the LOC106143099 gene encoding uncharacterized protein LOC106143099 isoform X3: protein MSDGVKFYKEEGPSRIEWLLSYEYQRMWVEEREQWKKRMYPENTTVNVDIVKRYVLSFKTNNPPPKPEKKTPFKMKKFNGIGSKTTTKRPADDKAMSYEKKKKPGDKK from the exons ATGTCAGACGGAGTAAAGTTTTATAAGGAG GAGGGCCCGTCTCGTATAGAGTGGTTGCTATCTTATGAGTATCAGAGGATGTGGGTAGAGGAAAGGGAGCAATGGAAGAAGCGAATGTATCCCGAGAATACAACAGTCAACGTAGACATCGTTAAGCGTTACGTACTATCTTTCAAAACTAATAATCCGCCTCCAAAACCAGAAAAGAAAACTCCTTTTAAAATGAAGAA ATTTAATGGAATTGGAAGCAAAACTACAACAAAACGCCCAGCTGATGACAAAGCAATGAGTtatgagaagaaaaagaagccTGGTGATAAGAAATAA
- the LOC106143099 gene encoding uncharacterized protein LOC106143099 isoform X1, whose product MEDCLISTFIEVLSYENYVKLSQLHANRFFRAVGNSYTYGCYVHKLTNMILRRGYRDATEGPSRIEWLLSYEYQRMWVEEREQWKKRMYPENTTVNVDIVKRYVLSFKTNNPPPKPEKKTPFKMKKFNGIGSKTTTKRPADDKAMSYEKKKKPGDKK is encoded by the exons ATGGAAGATTGTCTTATTTCTACTTTCATCGAAGTGCTTAGCTatgaaaattatgttaaattgTCACAGTTGCATGCTAATCGCTTTTTCAGAGCCGTAGGTAACAGTTATACCTACGGCTGCTACGTACATAAGTTGACTAACATGATCTTACGGCGAGGGTATCGTGACGCTACA GAGGGCCCGTCTCGTATAGAGTGGTTGCTATCTTATGAGTATCAGAGGATGTGGGTAGAGGAAAGGGAGCAATGGAAGAAGCGAATGTATCCCGAGAATACAACAGTCAACGTAGACATCGTTAAGCGTTACGTACTATCTTTCAAAACTAATAATCCGCCTCCAAAACCAGAAAAGAAAACTCCTTTTAAAATGAAGAA ATTTAATGGAATTGGAAGCAAAACTACAACAAAACGCCCAGCTGATGACAAAGCAATGAGTtatgagaagaaaaagaagccTGGTGATAAGAAATAA
- the LOC106143099 gene encoding uncharacterized protein LOC106143099 isoform X2: MGRMVGIKWEKATQCRPVHNIISSDFPKYNPQPWKFMEGPSRIEWLLSYEYQRMWVEEREQWKKRMYPENTTVNVDIVKRYVLSFKTNNPPPKPEKKTPFKMKKFNGIGSKTTTKRPADDKAMSYEKKKKPGDKK, encoded by the exons ATGGGTCGTATGGTAGGTATAAAATGGGAAAAGGCCACCCAGTGTCGTCCAGtccataatataatatcatcGGATTTCCCTAAGTATAACCCTCAACCATGGAAGTTTATG GAGGGCCCGTCTCGTATAGAGTGGTTGCTATCTTATGAGTATCAGAGGATGTGGGTAGAGGAAAGGGAGCAATGGAAGAAGCGAATGTATCCCGAGAATACAACAGTCAACGTAGACATCGTTAAGCGTTACGTACTATCTTTCAAAACTAATAATCCGCCTCCAAAACCAGAAAAGAAAACTCCTTTTAAAATGAAGAA ATTTAATGGAATTGGAAGCAAAACTACAACAAAACGCCCAGCTGATGACAAAGCAATGAGTtatgagaagaaaaagaagccTGGTGATAAGAAATAA